TTTTTAGCAAAATCTCTATTACTGTATGATCCGGACGGGAATAAACCCATACTTCCCATATCGTATGCACCCGACATAAATGGGATTTTTGCTGAATCTATAATAATTTTCAAATCATCGTGAAGCATCTCTTTTAAGTGACCTAACAATCCAAATCCTGTAACATCTGTCATCCCATTTACCCTGTGATCTAAAGCCGCAATAGAGCCAAGTTTATTCAATTGTGACATATAAAAAGCAGCCTCTAGCATATCTTTCTCATCGCACATATCAGCTTTTATAGCCGTAGTGAGTACACCCGTACCAATAGGTTTGGTTAATATTATTACGTCACCTTCCTTGATCCCACAATTTTTTATAAATCTTTTAGGATGAACAATTCCAGTAACAGACATACCAAATTTCATTTCAATATCCTCTACAGTATGACCACCAAGTATTACTCCACCAGCTTCTTTAACTTTTGAAATACCACCAGCTAAAATCTCTCTCAACATCTCTGCACTAATGTGACAGGAATCGTAAGCTACAACATTAAGTGCATTAAGGACTTTTGCTCCCATAGCAAAAATATCAGATAGACTATTAGCAGCTGCGATTTGACCATAAATATATGGGTCATTAACAACAGGAGTTATAAAATCTACAGTTTGAACAATAGCGATATCATCACTAATACGGTAAATTCCGGCATCATCATTACCGTCAAATCCGTGTATGAAATCAGGTGAGACAGGATAGTCCAATCCATGTAATACCTTGTGTAAGTCCGACGGACTTAATTTACCGGCTCAACCAGCAGCTCTTACATAGTTGGTTATCTTAATCTCTTTACCTTCATCGTCCAGATACTTTTTTATTTTGGGTAACATCATAGCTTTTTACCAATTCGTAATGTTTTTTTAACTCTTTTTTTGAAAAATAAGATAGTAGTTCTTTTCTATTTCCAGGTTTTTGGAAACCGAAGATTTTATCTAATAGTTTTCTTTCGTCTACATTTTTTATAACAATTAGCTCTTCACCTGAATAAATATTTCTTTCAGTGTTGTAAACTATACTTGATAAAGATAAAGGTAATGGAACAAAAGGTCTAACTTCTGCCACAATAAGATTGTTTTCTATTACAAATTGCAATGTGTCCAGAACTGTATCAAGTGTCTCTCCAGGCATACCAGAGGTTAAAACAATTTTCAAAGTTTTATTAACACTAAACTCACCACATTTTTTCTTGAATTTTGTAACGAATTTTTTCAAGGGTTCAGAAGGAGGTAAATCATTGGCTTTTCTAACTATATCGGAGAAAGATCCGCAGTAGAGAGTAAATGTTGTACCTGTTCTTTTCTTCAAAATATCCTTTAAAAGGTCATCACTTTGGTTCAAAATTCTGTAATCGAAGGTATTGTCAAAATAAACTTGTCTAATACCTTTGAAATCCGAAATATCATCCATAGCTTTTGTAAATCTTGGAACATTTACAGAAAGATTTGAGCAAAAATCTTTACCTGCAGTTTCAAGACAAGTGTATCTTACACAGGAGTTACACTTATATGGCTTACGAATATCCAAAGCGTATTGATCACCCTTTCCATAGCCAGGATTCTTTAAAACAGATTTAAAATATTTACTTTTTCTTGTTCTGTCAGAATCCATCACCAAGGCTCCAATTCCTCTCTGTGAAATATCTCTGCCCTCGTGAATATAGGTATTACCACTAAGATCACCGATCTGAGTAAATAATCCATTAGAAAGAACTTTTTCAAAGAATGGGATTTCTCCATTGATACCGAAATGAGGTTTATTTCTATAGGATTGATTAAAAATTATTTTCAACTGATCATTATCGTATGGCAAATGGTTTTTATTTATAACTATATATCTGTCAAGTACTTTTTGGAATAGACCGTTTGAACCAGGATGAATATTGGCAAGGAAGGTTCTATACATAGAAATAAATGTTTCCTTATTTTCCCTGCATTCATCATAAGAAGGTAGTTCTTCATATCCTACGGGTTTATCTTTCGATATATAGGAAATTCCAGGTTGACCATAAAGACTTTCAAAACCAAGATCACTCTTCATGTGGTTGGCTGTTCTTTGAACATTTAGCTCCAATTTATCAAAAATTAAAAGATCTGCTTTAGAGTCGAAGAGAACAGGCTTTCTGATTTGATCACCCCAAAAATCATAGTGTGTAATTCTTCTGCCAGAAGCTTCTGCACCAGCTAAGACAACTTTACAATCTTTGTATAGCGATTTTAATTTTGAAGTGATTGTAATGATGGCTCTGTCGGGTCTGTTTGATCTCTCTCCATCTTTTTGGAATGGATCAGAACTTCTAAACTTTTTAAAAGCACTGTAATTCATTGTCATCGAGTCTTCTTTACCTGTTATTAAGAGAAAAAAAAGTTCCGGT
This genomic stretch from Candidatus Delongbacteria bacterium harbors:
- the selD gene encoding selenide, water dikinase SelD gives rise to the protein MLPKIKKYLDDEGKEIKITNYVRAAGUAGKLSPSDLHKVLHGLDYPVSPDFIHGFDGNDDAGIYRISDDIAIVQTVDFITPVVNDPYIYGQIAAANSLSDIFAMGAKVLNALNVVAYDSCHISAEMLREILAGGISKVKEAGGVILGGHTVEDIEMKFGMSVTGIVHPKRFIKNCGIKEGDVIILTKPIGTGVLTTAIKADMCDEKDMLEAAFYMSQLNKLGSIAALDHRVNGMTDVTGFGLLGHLKEMLHDDLKIIIDSAKIPFMSGAYDMGSMGLFPSGSYSNRDFAKKYVTTSVEDSTKLMLMYDAQTSGGLLISVPENEGEKLLKRVRSEGYERAEIIGHVVLDDDSNGITVK